One Rhinolophus ferrumequinum isolate MPI-CBG mRhiFer1 chromosome 10, mRhiFer1_v1.p, whole genome shotgun sequence genomic window, CCATGGTTCCAGGGTGAGACCCTATCCAGGGTGTGTTGTGTGGGTCCTGCTACTGCCCATATTTCCCAGGTCACAGtctccacacacacccccacaccctcCACACCCAAGAGTCACCAGCGCTCCTTGTGCTGTCTTTACAGTGTCTTTACAAGGACCAGGGCTGAGGAGACCAGGCCTAGGGTCTCTGAGGATTTCCCCGATACTGTCCCCAGGTCTTGCCTTCCAGGGACGATGGCATTCTGATCTAGGCCAAGCCTCCCCCTGTGCCCCCAAAGTTCCTCCAGTCAGTCAACCCACTAAGGGCTTCTGagtcctgcccccagcccccctccTCCCCGATACCTTCAGCGGGAAGGACTCCTATGCATGAGCTCTGTGCTGGGGGCAGGGTGTGACCACAAAATGTGGGGCCTTGGGGGACCCTCGGGAGGTGGAGTTCCACACCTGCTCCACCCCTTCCCAGGTGGCTCTAGTAGCCAGAGAGTCAACACCTCACAGGGCTCAGCCCTGCATCACTTGTCCTCCCAGGAAAGGTGCCCTTTTCGGATCTTCTGTAGAGTCTTGTGGGGTGACAAGGAGGGCACGTCACTGCAGGGAGAATGgaggtggggctactctcagagTCCATAAATCGAAACCAAAGCAGCAGATTTGATGACGAAGCTCTTCCTGTTAACACCATGTGGGACGTGTCAACATCTTCTGTTTTGGTAAGAGAGGAGATAGGTCTGGCGTGTGGGGAATCctaacatgtttcttttttgttatatTCTGGAGTGAGCCTGCAGGCACCACTGGTACAGGCCTGTTTTTTGTCATATCTGTGGCTCCTCATGTCCCGGGGAAGGAACCGGCTGATATAATCCACGTCCAGGGGCCACAGCTTAGAGACTGACATTCAGCAGTCAGTTCAGTTTCGATTTATGGACTCAGAGAGTAGCCCCACCTCCATCTCTGGGAGCAAGTTACCAAAAACCGCACAAGGTACAGTCCCACTGGATAAAGGGGGCAACTTGGGGCAGCACAGGTGGGCTTATTTGGGAGAAGGCTCCCCACACTCtatgctgccccccaccccaacctccccAGGTCCCACATCTCACTAGGACCCCATCTCCCCAGGCCCACTGTCTCAGAGCTTTGCCCATGACATGGGACCTGGGATCCCGGAGAGGGGACGGGAGGTAGCCTGGGAACACTGCTGACACCCTGGGCTGAGCACGGACAGCATGTCCTCCATCCTGGCTCCAGGGTGGGAAGGCCACCTACaagaaggcagagctgggacatcATACAGACAGCCTGGCCCGGACCCCAGACTCTTCTTACACGTCATCCATTCCAGTCCCAGAGGGACGAGGGCAGAGTGGACCCTGCACACTTCCTAGGGTCCGTGGGCCCAGGCTGCCCCTCTGAGCCCAATCTGGCTCCCCAGGGCACACAGTCCTGTTCCTGGCTGCCCTGAAAGGGGAACGGGATAAATGCTGACACCTGCTCAGAGAGCCACtctacacacacactcaccctctCTAATGGGGGGACCTAgatcttttcttctcctcttggATGTTTACACAACTTGGTGGAAAACTCCAGCAAGATGTAGGAATTTTTTCATGTTCACTCAATGTTCCAGAGGCAgacgtgggggaggggctgtgattCCCCAGAAAGCACAGGATTTCTTTGCTTCTTACTTCCCACCTCAGGCACTGAGGTGAGCTGCATGCGTTCAGCCCGGCACGTCAGTGCTGTCCAGCGCTACTTGTGGACCCAGAGTTCATCACTAGACTCTACTGAGGCCTTTACAGAACCATATCCTCCCCTGAGGGAGACCGAGAGAGGGGCACTTATCCCTGGACCTCTGCTGCCCCCAGGGAGCCGGGCTGCAGGGAGAGCCGAGGGGAGGATGCCAgggtgggtggaggcctcaggaAGGGCAGGAGGCTGGAGACAGACAGGTGAGGCCACTCAGGTCTGAGGCGAAACCATCCTCCTGCCCCTTCTTGTTGTGACTCAGGTGACACAAGACATGGAATCTTTGGAGAAGGTCAAAACATTGTTACATGTGGCATCCCCTCTAGTCTTCACAGGACATGGATTCTCTAAGCTGCTATGTCTGGTCACTCACTACAAAACTGACTTCCCACATGTGGAGACCAGCGAGGCCAGGCTTGTCTTCATTACACAGGGGCAGCCAGGCGTCAGCCGGGAGCAGGTCCCAGGTGACTGGCCAGGCTGGagtaaggggagtggggagggaggaggttcTGGGGAACATTCCAGAAGAGGAGATCTCAGAGCTGCTGGCTGAGGAGCTAGACTGCTGGTGAGCTGTCCCTCGGGGATGAGGGAGGAAGGCATTCTCTCTGCAGTGACGTGCCCTCCTTGTCACCCCACAAGACTCTACAGAAGATCCGAAAAGAGCACCTTTCCTGGGAGGACAAGTGATGCAGGGCTGAGCCCTGTGAGGTGTTGACTCTCTGGCTACTAGAGCCACCTGGGAAGGGGTGGAGCAGGTGTGGAACTCCACCTCCCGAGGGTCCCCCAAGGCCCCACATTTTGTGgtcaccccctgcccccagcacagAGCTCATGCATAGGAGTCCTTCCCGCTGAAGGTAtcggggagggagggggctgggggcaggactCAGAAGCCCTTAGTGGGTTGACTGACTGGAGGAACTTTGGGGGCGCAGGGGGAGGCTTGGCCTAGATCAGAATGCTATCGTCCCTGGAAGGCAAGACCTGGGGACAGTATCGGGGAAATCCTCAGAGACCCTAGGCCTGGTCTCCTCAGCCCTGGTCCTTGTAAAGACACTGTAAAGACAGCACAAGGAGCGCTGGTGACTCTtgggtgtggagggtgggggtgtgtgtgtggagactGTGACCTGGGAAATATGGGCAGTAGCAGGACCCACACAACACACCCTGGATAGGGTCTCACCCTGGAACCATGGAGCCACCAGCCCAGGGGGCCAAGGTGGAGAGGAcggaggaggtgggaggggcctCGGCGCAGGGGGGGTGGAGGgccctgtctgtgtgtgtggagggggcacCCACCTCAGAAGGAGGGCGATGCTGTGCCGAGCTTTCTACCGAAACATGTGACGGGCCAGCCTGGGCGGGTGAGCAGCCTGCTTCTCAGTGCGGGCAGCCAGGGGGAACtcagggggccggcccagtgtcCCTGAGTTGGGGACAGCTCCTGGGAGGGAGTGCTGGGCCAGCACTGGGTACTCTAAGAGGAGCCAGGAGAGAGAGTCAGTGGGACAGAGGGGCAGCCCTTGGGGACAAACACGGCCAGCTATGGCTCAGGGTCACACTTGAGCTTGGAATACAAAGTCCCCCATATTCCTCATGGCCTGGAGGTGGAGAGAAAGAGCACAGCCCTGCATCCTTCTGCTCCCTGTGCCGTCCTGGCCAAGCCCTGCTCCCTGTGgcagcctttcttttctcctctgtgtgtgtaaTGGGGTAACCACACTTCATGTCCAGTTTATTATCCTTATGGCGGCCTCCTAAGGACAGCTCGGCACATGTTTGTCCCCTTGCCTCCCTTCCTAGACCAGGATGAAGGCCATCTGCTGCCTGGAAAGCAGATTCTCGCCCCTCACTCACAGCCCACTTTGCCTCCATCCAGCACCCCTGGGAGCCTGGAGGAGGCCCTGCCCTGCACTTGCTGCTGAGGGAGACTCAGGGATGGATGCGCAGGTCCTGTCGTCTGGGGGCTCTGCGTCCTGTGCCCCGGCTTTTCCAGGGTATGAACACCTGTTCGCTATAACCTCCCACTTCCTTCCTGTGTACCATGCTGCCCAGAGTGATCCCCACTCCCGAGACTTCCTTTACCTGTGGTCAGCCCTCATGGAGCccaggtagggcctttgggaaaacagaaatcaaaacctAAAATGTCTTCAAGGGCATAGGGATGTCATATTTGGGTGgagaagtttctttttctgtgacatCCATGTGGCAAGAGTGGCCTGAGTCACGAAGAAGTTGCGACCAGCATCGCCAACTCAGCAGTTTCCTGGTTCTGATGTGTGTATATAAGGTACCTAGTTCCTTGTAGAGTATCCCAGGAGGAGATCACTGTGACCAAGCAGAGAAGCAGGGGACACAGAGCCAGGGACGGTGAAGGGACTGAGACATGGAGGCCACGCCAGCACTCGAGGCCAGGTACCGCCCACCCCCAGTAGCACCCCTGCTCCTGGGTTCCTGATGGGACCTCATCTTGTCCCCTGGGGTTCCTCTGCTTCCCCGCCTCCTTCCTGATGGTCCTTGTATGTCCAGCAGGACCCCTCAGCTGATGCCCAGGTTTCCTGTCCTACCACCTCCCCTAGGCTCTGGGACTAGACCCTGGGGACTCGTCCTTGATGGTCCCcgttcctcctctttctcccctccccttgaaATCTATGATTTCTGCTTGGAATCTCCTCTGAACTGTGGGCTAGGAGGTCACTTTCAGTAAAGGTCGTACACTGttttcataattagaaaaacagagaTAATCGTAAGTTATTTGAGGACAGTGTGGCATTCTCTTTCCCCGATGGTCCCACTCAGGAATGTGTTTCTCCCGATGCCCCATGTGGCTCGGGTTAGGCCTGAAACCTAGAGGACATGTGCCAATGGGTCCACATCCGGCAGGGCTGTGGGTCAGTGGTACAAGCGCAGGTGGTGATGCCAAGAGAGGTGACCCAGCCCTCCCCGGGCAGAGGGAGAGGCCCTCGTCAGAGGTGTGGGCAGCCGGCACTGGACTTGTGGGCACACACTGAAACAGGACCGCGCTGCCTTCCCCAGTTCCCGGCAGGGGTCAGAGAGGGAGGCTAGGTGGCTCCAGCAAGGTGAGTGGGCGCTTATCCTTTATGTGTGTAGCTGGGAGTTGGGGTGCACGGGTGAGCTCAGGGTGGAGGGGAAGCAGTGTGGGGTGCAGGGCAGGAGCACAGTGTTCCCAGGAGAAGCCTATGTCTTTGGTTCCCTCTGCCTGTGTACAGACCCCTCATGGATGAAGACACCTTCCGTGAGAACTTCAGTCAAGAGCTTAAGCCGCACAAGACCTACCTGTGCTACGAGGTAGAGCTCCAGGAGGATGACGCCTGGATCCCGGTGGACGAGTTCAAGGGCTTCCTGCGCAACCAGGTGACCAAACACAGCAGGCAGGACCTCCCAAACCGGGGATATTCAGGGAGAAGCTTCTCTGTGCACCCGGGGTGTCCCAGAAAGCTCTCTCTAATTGGTCCCTGCAGCTGCTGTGGCTCTGCCTGGAGTCCcgggtggggaaagggaggaggacaGTTTCTACTGTGATTCGTAGCTTTGTACCACATTTCAGAAACTGTTCACAGTGTCACAGGAAAGGGCACCAACAGCCCAGTGCCAATCCAGGTTCAGGGCTCAGCCTGTGCCCTCCTGCTATGCCTCTGAGGACGGGTTGGGACAGAGGGAAAGGCATCTGGACAAAGGGGCAGGTTCTTCCCTAGCCCCTGACTGGTTCAGCCTCTGGTCACAGAGCCCAAAttctgcctcctgctccctccaGTCACTACTGGGAGATCCTGGCGAGGGAGCTGGTCCCCACAACGGCACTGCCAGCTGCACGTAGCCCAGGGCCGCCCTCCACTCCCACCAAGGGCTCTGCACTGGTGCAGTCAGTCAGCCTGCCTTGATCCTCTGCCATGGGTCCCTGGTTGCAAAGCTTTCCCTCTGCATGTTGGGCACATCTCTCCAATCCTATGAGCCCCACAAGGGCATCCGGGCCACTTCCCAGCCACCACTCCCTTGGCACGCCTCCCCACATCCTCCCTGTACTGCGAGCCCTTTGCTGAGCTGTGTTACCCTCGTGCTCAGCACAGGGTAAGGCCCCAAGCCCAAGCTTGCAGAGCTTTTGTGCACAGGTGCGGTGGTGGGGGTGGTCGGGCAAGAGTGGTGGGGGACGTGAGGTGGGAGAGTGGGGTTAACCCTCCCTGGAGGAAGCCCCACTTCCCTGGCATCAGGCCCATGACCTTGGAGCTCACCTGCCTCCTCCCTTCGTCCTCAGCTCCTCCCTGTGGGGCCCCGACTAGGTGATACTCCTGAGAGCCTGGAGCTCGAGCACAACTTAGACCTCAAGCCCCAGACACTCAGGAATGAAGATGAGTCGTATTTGACgcaatagttaaaataaaaattaatgcaaattcTATGACGAACGAAGTATCAACAGTTTAAATAAAGACTGATCAGTCACGGTGCCACAAGGAGCCATAGTTTGCAGATGTAAATGAAAATGTCACCACCGCTGGCCCTTTGTAACACGCTGACTGTGTTTTCATCATGAGTTTTGCCTTACGTTTGATCATGTAAATTCTGCATTGAAATTTCATTCATGCTGATGCTGGGCTGTGGTCTCCCCACTTCAATTTTGTGCTGGAGGCCAGTGCCTAACGTGTGTCACTCTGGTCCCACCCCCATCCTTATTCACAGCCAAGGACACAacacttcctctttcttctgtgcTCAGGGCGCTGACACACTGGAGCCCCGCTGCCATGCAGAGTTGTGCCTCCTGGAGCTGATCCCGTCGTGGGAACTGGACAAGGAACGGCACTACAGGGTCACTTGTTTCATCTCCTGGAGCCCCTGCCCTGACTGTGCCAGCCAACTGGCTGCGTTCCTGGGCAAGAACAGCCATTTGAGCCTGCGCGTCTTCGCCTCCCGCATCTATACAAAATTTGCTGGATATGAGACTGGGCTGCGCCAACTGCAGGCAGCTGGGGCACAAATCACCATCATGACCTCCGAGGGTCAGCATGGGACTCATGGGGGTGCCGGTGGGCTGGGAGACACCTGTGGGAAGTTGCTAGAAAGAGGAGAGGATGAGAAACCCTGGTGAAGGAGCCTGTTTGCTGCCTGCAGAGGTggtgctgggccctggagaagacGGGTGTGTCTATTGGAAGAGAGAGTTCAGGGGGGAGAGATGGTCCTGAATTCAGGGGAGTGAGGGTGGATACACGTGCAAGAAGGGGCTTCCAGAAAAGGGGAGAATTGGGCAGCCTCAGATTCCAGTTGGAAGAAAGAAGttgagggaagaaagaggaggcagTGAAATTATGATGGGGAGAGTGTGTCCCTAAGAGTCAGACACCTGTGGCTCCTCACCCACCCCTAGAACTGGAGCTCACCTCTATTTCCCCTGTCGCCTTTCAGAGTTTGAGTACTGCTGGAAAACCTTCGTGGACCACCAGGGAACACCCTTCCTCCCCTGGGATGACCTGGATAAATATAGCAAAATGCTATCTAAGGATCTGAAGGGCATTCTCCAGGTGAGgttcttccctccctgctccccgTCCTCCCACCTCCACGCCCCTTCTCCCCCTCACCATCTCTCCCTGgacctttctttccctctgctcGGGGCCTCCTCTGGGTTACCTGCTCCCTGCCGGGGCACCAGTTCCATTCCTCCCATCCCTTCTCACAGGGTCCCTCTGCTTTCTCACCTCCCTGTGTCTCttgttctttccccattttgtAACTGTCCCAGACctcttctctcttcatctttccaACTGCCTCACCCTCTGCTTCCTTCAACTCTGCCTTCTCGATCTAGAATCAGGAAAACTGACGTGTAGACTTCAATCTTTCTAAAGAAGACGGGAGACCTGTGTTGAACAGCAGAATATAACACTTTCTTCAAAAATGCAAACTGGCCATTTGCAACCACTCCAGATTGATCAACAGAAATCATCAAAAAGCAATGAgctcggggccggcccggtggctcaggcagttagagctccatgctcctaactccgaaggccaccggttcgattcccaaatgggccagtgggctctcaaccacaaggttgccagttcaattcctcgagtcccgcaagggatggtgggctgcgccccctgcaactagggcaactggacctggagctgagctgcgccttccacaactaagactgaaaggacaacaacttgacttgggaaaaaaaagtcctggaagtacacactgttccccaataaagtcctctaccccttccccaataaaaaatcttaaataaataaatacacttatatgaaaaaaaaaagttagcctCATCTGAAGTAGGCAGGATGCTATCCCTCAAAATGAGCtcataagaaattttttttaataaaatttctgatagatttactttacatttaaaatctatGTTATTTTCGAAATATACATAAGAATCTATTCTATACTATCAGAATAGCTTTagatttttagagaaataattatttaattgatgtaaagcaataaaatgaaagattgaGTCTTccacaatttttttccctttgtaaatgTATCATGAAGTCCAAATAGTTCAATAAACACTTGCAAATGTGCAAATGCCTGTCTCTTACGTAGGAATCTTCATGTGGCCTGTGGGGCAGTGGTCACATTAATTTTCCTAGTTGAATAAAAATCACCTAAAGCTCATAGGAGAGGAATCTAGAATTCAAAAGCATACACTCACTAACAAACTGTTATACTGGTATCAGCACTGTTTTTGAAATGACAGCACACGCaataagagaagagaaagaatgagtgCAAATATTCTAAAGGGTTTTCAAATTGTCAGTTTGATGGGGGCCTTGGAATTACTCCAGTCCTCAGGCCATTTCTACTTCCACTGCCCTGGTGAGGAAGCTAGAGGGAGGGGCTTTCCTGCCAGAGCATGACCTCTGCCCTTTGCAGTCCTGGGCCCAAGCAGGACCCACCACAGGCACTAGATGTCTCTCCTGCCATGTCTCTGTGGAGCCTGCGTCATGCTGAGTGTGCCCCTGGCAGCTGGGCGTCCTGCACAGGGTGTTCCAGGCAGTGAAGGCTCCCAGGTCTCACCTCACAGACTTCTGCTCATGTGTCAGGGCCCTACCTGGTCACAGCCTCTCACAGTGACTGCAGGGACTGCGGGAGGAGTCATTGAGTTTGAGACATTGGAGGGATGAAGAGTAAGGACAGACGATGACCGTGgccaaggagggaggagggactaAGTCAGGGAGAGTCTGCAGCCCGAAGTGGAGAACTGATAGACAAAGTCAcctggagagaaggaagcaaaggagagagaacgggcagggagaggaggggccAAGCAGGGCTGAGGGCCAAAGGTGAAAGGCCAAGGGGCAAGAAGGAGCCTAAGGACAGGACACTGGGATTGAGGGAGCCTGGCAGGGACTGTGGCTGCCAGTGACGGAAAGCTGCCTGGAGTGCTAACCAGGCTGTTTCTAGAAGAACGTGGGGAACTGGGCGAGATGGTACTGGCTTCCCTCTTCTGCTCAGTATCACAGCCCCAGTGTGAGGACACTGTCTGCTGCCCCTGGTTCCCCAGCTCAGCTCTCAAAGCTTGATTTTTCCTGCTGGTCTCCTCAGGACTCCCAGGCAGCTACCCATCCAGACCTCAAGCCTCGTTCaaggagagaatgagaaaggacaGGACCAAGCCCAGAAGCTCTGAGCGTATACATCCTTTCCATGGATAATTGTGTAACTTAATGGATAACTTCTGTGTAGGATGACTGGTGGGAAAGCCACTAATTCTGTTGCTACTAATGTTTCATTGGTGACCCTACTGAGCTGCACTGGGGATAGCACTGGACTGACTGTCCTCAACTGGAAGGACATAAAGGCAAAGCATTTACATAAAGGTCATTTTCCTACCTCTCCGAGGGAGAAGGAATGACGCAGGTCCATGTGGCAGGGGCAGGAAAGAGGGCTGCAAAAGAATTGTACAGAGGAGGGATGGAAGCCTGCAGAGCGCTGGCCAGCCGTGCCCAGCTGGGGCAGACACTGATGGTCACCTGCATTCATGCCTTCATTCACCCTCCCCCTAGCATGAGATTTCTGGTCATCCGAAATAGTACATGCTGAGTGTCATTTAATTGGTGGCATTGCCATGCTCTGTTTCTTTGACTGAGAACTCTGTAGGCCACGCGGTCAGCATGAGTCCCGAGACCTGGTGTCATGGGCAGTGGGACAAGACTAGCATCACAAATTCCCTCCTAGGAAATGCAGCTAATAAAACTGATTTCAAACATACTCCCTCATCGTTGCAGGAAATgtgccagatcaggtaagtagccAACCCATGGACCTTAGCACTGTTCATATTTATAACGGTTCTGTAAAAACTACagtcataataaatataaaatacatggaaTGTAACGGTAAGCCTAGGCATTTTCCCCTGTCGTATATACTTGATGCAAACACTGATTTTAGAGTTCAAAAACAATTGGAATTTCACAGTACCATTTGGAGAAGCATGTAGGTGACCCTCAGTTGAAACCTGAAACAAGGGTTTGTTGAGGACGTGTCAGCCGTGTGCAGATCTGAGGAGGGCGGTGTGCTAGCCCGTGACAACTGTCCTCGTGGTGGGATGACTGACTGAGAACGGACAGTTTATTGGAGGcgtttttctcccttttcacaGCAGCCTCAGCCTCCAGTGAGTATCAGATGAACTCCACACATATAACAttgaatgaaagaagtcaaagGGGAACGGCCTGGTGGCTcgggcggttagagctccgtgctcctaactccgaaggctgctggttcgattcccacatgggcgagtggg contains:
- the LOC117028311 gene encoding DNA dC->dU-editing enzyme APOBEC-3A-like, whose amino-acid sequence is MEATPALEARPLMDEDTFRENFSQELKPHKTYLCYEVELQEDDAWIPVDEFKGFLRNQGADTLEPRCHAELCLLELIPSWELDKERHYRVTCFISWSPCPDCASQLAAFLGKNSHLSLRVFASRIYTKFAGYETGLRQLQAAGAQITIMTSEEFEYCWKTFVDHQGTPFLPWDDLDKYSKMLSKDLKGILQALAVFPSQPCPLR